In Listeria cossartiae subsp. cossartiae, one genomic interval encodes:
- a CDS encoding YehR family protein — MKKFLSIISILVLALLVTACGSGSSEKASEKKEEKVETVTYVADLSGAKLEATFSHVGDNLRKVDQKMIYPFSALGLEAGVKLDDAMKKQLEEQVASQYSAYKDSKGASLETKFTDEALELTMSVDLYKADKDSVGSLLGGTTDPKNVSLKQTVEQFEAQGFKKKES; from the coding sequence ATGAAAAAGTTTTTAAGTATTATTAGTATTTTAGTGTTAGCTTTACTTGTAACTGCTTGTGGAAGTGGTTCAAGCGAAAAGGCAAGCGAGAAAAAAGAAGAAAAAGTGGAAACAGTAACTTACGTGGCGGATTTGAGTGGTGCTAAGTTAGAGGCGACATTTTCACATGTTGGTGATAATTTAAGAAAAGTTGACCAAAAAATGATTTACCCATTTTCTGCCCTTGGATTAGAAGCTGGCGTTAAATTGGACGATGCTATGAAGAAACAATTAGAAGAACAAGTTGCGTCTCAATACTCTGCGTACAAAGATAGCAAAGGAGCTTCTCTTGAAACGAAATTCACAGATGAAGCGCTTGAATTAACAATGTCAGTTGATTTATACAAAGCGGATAAAGATTCCGTTGGTTCCTTGCTTGGTGGAACTACTGATCCTAAAAATGTTAGCCTAAAACAAACAGTAGAACAATTTGAAGCGCAAGGATTTAAGAAGAAAGAATCATAA
- a CDS encoding BlaI/MecI/CopY family transcriptional regulator yields MSIKAISKSELEVMKIIWEYGRAVQYADVAEKLSERDFLWKKNTILTFLTRLVEKKLLRVAKVGRKNEYYALLSENEYLEQQTETFVEDIYEGDVKGLITNLVQNDLISPDELEDLQQFWKRAKSSDE; encoded by the coding sequence ATGTCGATTAAAGCTATATCAAAATCTGAACTAGAAGTTATGAAAATCATTTGGGAATACGGGAGAGCGGTTCAGTATGCAGACGTTGCCGAGAAACTAAGTGAAAGAGATTTTTTATGGAAGAAAAACACGATTCTTACATTTTTAACTAGATTAGTGGAGAAAAAACTACTCCGAGTGGCAAAAGTTGGTCGCAAAAATGAATATTATGCACTTCTGAGTGAAAATGAGTATTTAGAACAACAGACGGAAACTTTTGTAGAAGATATTTATGAAGGCGACGTCAAAGGTCTAATTACCAATTTAGTGCAAAATGATTTAATTTCTCCGGACGAACTAGAAGACTTACAACAATTTTGGAAAAGGGCGAAATCATCAGATGAATGA
- a CDS encoding RtcB family protein → MLTLKGQYNEAKVFTDNVDDNTIGQIITLCNQPFAKDSKIRIMPDTHGGKGCVIGTTMTIQDKIVPNLVGVDIGCGLYVVKLKPGKLKMDFDKLDKVIRERVPSGSKTHDKPIDDFDLDGVIAPINYGWAARSVGTLGGGNHFIEINQGSDGIYLVIHSGSRVLGKEIAEYHQEVAYKKLDKLRKELKLGATDAKKHGDLEMADQLNGEREQVKLDYDLSYVTGMDLKHYLNDMEIAQKFAARNRYVMAQIILKAMKWDKAVVSAFDCVHNYIDIENNMLRKGATSAQLGEQIIVPLNMRDGSILATGKGNADWNYSAPHGAGRMLSRSKAKAQISLESYQAAMKDVWTTSVSKKTIDEAPKAYKSAKQLLADVGDTMEIQEIIKPLYNFKA, encoded by the coding sequence ATGCTAACATTAAAAGGACAATATAACGAAGCAAAAGTTTTTACGGATAATGTGGACGATAATACGATTGGGCAAATTATTACATTATGCAACCAGCCGTTTGCGAAAGATAGTAAGATTCGGATAATGCCGGATACGCACGGCGGCAAAGGCTGTGTAATTGGGACGACAATGACGATTCAAGATAAAATCGTACCGAATTTGGTTGGAGTGGACATTGGCTGCGGTTTGTACGTAGTGAAATTGAAGCCTGGCAAATTAAAAATGGATTTTGATAAGCTGGATAAAGTCATTCGCGAACGAGTGCCATCGGGGAGCAAGACGCACGATAAGCCGATTGATGATTTTGACTTAGATGGTGTGATTGCGCCGATTAACTATGGCTGGGCAGCGAGAAGTGTTGGGACGCTTGGTGGCGGAAATCATTTTATTGAGATAAACCAAGGTTCGGATGGGATTTATCTTGTAATCCATAGTGGGAGCCGGGTGCTTGGCAAAGAAATCGCCGAGTATCACCAAGAAGTAGCGTATAAAAAATTAGATAAGTTACGCAAAGAGTTAAAATTGGGTGCAACGGATGCAAAAAAACATGGCGACTTAGAAATGGCTGACCAATTGAACGGCGAGCGCGAACAAGTAAAATTGGATTACGATTTATCTTATGTGACTGGCATGGATTTAAAACATTATTTAAATGATATGGAAATCGCCCAAAAATTTGCAGCGCGTAACCGCTATGTCATGGCGCAAATAATTTTAAAAGCGATGAAGTGGGATAAAGCAGTCGTATCTGCGTTTGATTGTGTGCATAATTACATCGATATCGAAAACAACATGCTTCGAAAAGGAGCGACGTCTGCTCAGCTTGGGGAACAAATCATCGTTCCGCTTAATATGCGCGATGGTAGCATCCTTGCAACTGGGAAAGGAAATGCAGATTGGAATTACTCGGCGCCGCACGGGGCGGGAAGAATGCTAAGCCGCTCCAAAGCAAAAGCGCAAATCAGTTTGGAAAGTTATCAGGCGGCGATGAAAGATGTCTGGACAACCTCGGTTTCGAAAAAAACAATTGATGAAGCGCCAAAAGCCTATAAATCAGCCAAACAATTGCTTGCTGATGTAGGAGATACGATGGAAATCCAAGAGATAATCAAACCTTTATACAATTTCAAAGCATAA
- a CDS encoding immunity 63 family protein, with product MDKAKQVYLDFKREADFLELDFPLFLGDGPGCGELCMDYNEQDGYMLYGYERGKRNSEFKTTNFEEFKYEVFLHICWYMGMEFELRHRKEDTQHDDNILETDTRKIAFEKTLQLLKMVNPAWLDKAAIGYTAYLNLWRENKNVYFDKEAMQFKVNS from the coding sequence ATGGACAAAGCGAAACAGGTTTATCTGGATTTTAAACGAGAAGCCGATTTTTTAGAGCTCGATTTCCCTTTATTTCTAGGTGATGGTCCAGGTTGCGGCGAGCTTTGCATGGATTATAACGAACAAGATGGCTATATGCTCTATGGTTATGAACGGGGCAAACGTAACAGTGAATTTAAAACAACAAACTTTGAAGAATTTAAATACGAGGTTTTCTTGCATATTTGTTGGTACATGGGAATGGAATTTGAATTGCGTCATCGCAAGGAAGATACGCAGCACGACGATAATATTTTAGAAACAGACACCCGGAAAATCGCTTTTGAAAAAACTTTACAATTACTAAAAATGGTAAATCCGGCATGGCTTGATAAAGCGGCAATTGGCTACACGGCCTATTTGAACTTATGGCGCGAAAATAAAAATGTTTACTTCGATAAAGAAGCGATGCAATTTAAAGTAAATTCATAA
- the rplK gene encoding 50S ribosomal protein L11, with the protein MAKKVIKEVKLQIPAGKANPAPPVGPALGQAGVNIMGFCKEFNARTADQAGLIIPVVITVFEDRSFTFITKTPPAAVLLKKAAKVEKGSGEPNKTKVASVTRAQVQEIAETKMPDLNAANVESAMLMVEGTARSMGITIQD; encoded by the coding sequence GTGGCAAAAAAAGTGATTAAAGAAGTTAAACTTCAAATTCCAGCAGGTAAAGCAAATCCTGCACCTCCAGTTGGACCTGCATTAGGTCAAGCTGGCGTAAACATCATGGGATTCTGTAAAGAGTTTAATGCTCGCACAGCCGATCAAGCTGGTCTTATTATTCCTGTTGTGATCACTGTATTTGAAGACCGTTCGTTTACGTTCATCACTAAAACTCCACCAGCAGCTGTATTACTTAAAAAAGCAGCTAAAGTGGAAAAAGGATCCGGTGAACCAAACAAAACAAAAGTTGCATCTGTAACTCGCGCTCAAGTACAGGAAATTGCTGAAACAAAAATGCCAGACCTTAACGCTGCAAATGTTGAATCTGCAATGCTAATGGTTGAAGGTACTGCACGTTCTATGGGTATCACTATCCAAGACTAA
- the rplJ gene encoding 50S ribosomal protein L10: MSKVLEAKQSAVEEIKTKLSASASTVIVDYRGLNVGEITDLRKQLRDAGIEFKVYKNSLTRRAVEANGYEGLEGALTGPNAIAFSNEDVVAPAKILNDFAKDHEALEIKAGVIEGKVASLEEIKALATLPSREGLLSMLCNVLQAPVRGLAIATKAVADQKEGQEA, from the coding sequence ATGAGTAAAGTTCTTGAAGCTAAACAAAGTGCAGTAGAAGAAATTAAAACAAAATTATCAGCTAGTGCGTCTACAGTAATTGTTGATTACCGCGGCTTAAACGTTGGCGAAATCACTGATCTACGTAAACAATTGCGTGATGCTGGTATTGAGTTTAAAGTTTACAAAAACTCACTAACTCGCCGTGCTGTTGAAGCTAACGGTTATGAAGGTTTAGAAGGAGCTCTAACTGGTCCTAACGCAATCGCATTCAGTAATGAAGACGTAGTTGCGCCTGCGAAAATCCTTAACGATTTCGCTAAAGATCATGAAGCACTAGAAATCAAAGCCGGTGTTATTGAAGGGAAAGTTGCTTCTCTTGAAGAAATTAAAGCACTTGCAACACTTCCATCACGCGAAGGATTGCTATCTATGCTTTGCAACGTACTTCAAGCTCCAGTTCGCGGTCTTGCTATCGCTACTAAAGCTGTTGCTGACCAAAAAGAAGGACAAGAAGCATAA
- the rplL gene encoding 50S ribosomal protein L7/L12 — protein MALNIEEIIASVKEASVLELNDLVKAIEEEFGVTAAAPVAVAAAGGGAAEQTEFTVELASAGDSKIKVIKVVREITGLGLKEAKELVDNAPKALKEGVAKDEAEEIKAKLEEVGANVEVK, from the coding sequence ATGGCTTTAAACATTGAAGAAATCATTGCTTCCGTAAAAGAAGCATCTGTATTAGAACTTAACGATTTAGTAAAAGCAATCGAAGAAGAATTTGGCGTAACTGCTGCTGCTCCTGTAGCTGTAGCTGCTGCTGGTGGCGGTGCTGCTGAGCAAACTGAATTCACTGTAGAACTAGCTTCTGCTGGAGATTCTAAAATCAAAGTAATCAAAGTGGTTCGTGAAATCACTGGTCTTGGCTTAAAAGAAGCTAAAGAATTAGTTGACAACGCTCCTAAAGCTCTTAAAGAAGGCGTTGCTAAAGACGAAGCTGAAGAAATCAAAGCTAAACTTGAAGAAGTTGGCGCTAACGTAGAAGTTAAGTAA
- a CDS encoding class I SAM-dependent methyltransferase, with protein sequence MTNNHYYTNDETIKHNRKTWQVMLKGFNMNFTSDNGVFSKNTVDFGSKLLIESFELEVKTGKILDVGCGYGPMGLTVAKEFPESQIEMVDVNLRALELAKENAELNKITNTHIYESSVYDNVTATDYQAIISNPPIRAGKKVVHAILEGAFDHLQENGELWIVIQKKQGGPSAEKKMEEVFGNVETVAKDKGYFIFKSVKN encoded by the coding sequence GTGACGAATAATCATTACTACACAAATGATGAAACGATTAAACATAACCGTAAAACCTGGCAAGTGATGTTAAAAGGTTTTAATATGAATTTTACAAGTGATAATGGCGTATTTTCTAAAAATACGGTTGATTTCGGTTCGAAATTGCTAATTGAGTCGTTTGAGTTAGAAGTGAAGACGGGGAAAATTTTAGATGTTGGTTGTGGTTATGGTCCGATGGGCTTAACCGTGGCGAAAGAATTCCCGGAGAGCCAAATTGAAATGGTGGATGTTAATTTGCGCGCGCTAGAACTCGCAAAAGAAAATGCCGAGTTAAATAAAATTACGAATACGCATATATATGAAAGTTCGGTTTATGACAACGTAACTGCTACGGACTACCAAGCGATTATTAGTAATCCGCCGATTCGTGCAGGTAAGAAGGTTGTTCATGCGATTTTAGAAGGCGCATTCGATCACTTGCAAGAAAACGGAGAACTGTGGATCGTTATTCAAAAGAAACAAGGCGGTCCGTCCGCTGAAAAGAAAATGGAAGAAGTTTTCGGTAATGTTGAAACAGTCGCAAAAGATAAAGGCTATTTCATTTTCAAAAGCGTTAAAAACTAA
- a CDS encoding M56 family metallopeptidase, whose amino-acid sequence MNELLKIILSMALTSVVLIPLVWIFGKILNRYLSKAKIYYSWLTVFFFLTVPFSFFFYLAAKDSEFMWRNKTGFDGVTSIVMDQNGVVLQRDFKMSFWVTVLDYLWLVWLLGFLVLFIYRVASYRNFKKYVFSGARKVDDLVQLDLLAGIIDELGVKRPVELMINPLISSPIFLGLMKNVIVIPDKSFSEEELHYIFRHELVHCKRKDMYYVWGMQLFACVYWFNPLIYLMNKRIQKDRELACDEAVLAALPESKHIGYGDTLLSSLAKSGNYKESYVAVSLHENTKALKERLSFIANYRTKAKSGKVIFLMFLMVLCAVGVFFSAFQAEIFTLEKEKGITFEQKK is encoded by the coding sequence ATGAATGAACTACTTAAGATAATCTTATCGATGGCGTTAACATCGGTTGTTTTAATACCGCTCGTCTGGATATTTGGAAAAATACTCAATCGGTATTTAAGTAAGGCTAAAATTTATTATTCATGGCTGACCGTTTTCTTCTTTTTGACAGTCCCTTTTTCGTTCTTCTTCTATCTAGCCGCGAAAGATAGTGAGTTTATGTGGAGGAATAAAACGGGATTTGATGGCGTTACTTCTATTGTGATGGACCAAAATGGGGTTGTTTTACAGCGAGATTTTAAAATGAGTTTTTGGGTAACAGTGTTGGATTATTTGTGGTTGGTTTGGCTTTTGGGATTCTTGGTTCTTTTTATTTATCGAGTAGCCTCATATCGGAATTTTAAAAAATATGTTTTTTCGGGTGCGCGAAAAGTAGATGATTTGGTACAACTTGATTTATTAGCTGGAATCATTGATGAACTTGGCGTTAAAAGACCAGTTGAATTAATGATAAATCCGCTTATTTCGTCGCCGATTTTCTTGGGATTGATGAAAAATGTCATAGTTATACCAGATAAATCGTTTTCGGAAGAGGAATTGCATTATATTTTTAGGCATGAGTTGGTTCATTGTAAGCGGAAAGATATGTATTATGTTTGGGGCATGCAACTCTTCGCTTGTGTGTACTGGTTTAATCCGTTGATATATCTGATGAATAAACGGATTCAAAAGGATCGTGAGCTGGCTTGTGATGAAGCGGTTTTGGCGGCTCTGCCAGAAAGTAAACATATTGGTTATGGCGATACGCTGCTTTCTTCGCTCGCAAAATCCGGGAACTACAAAGAGTCGTACGTGGCTGTTTCGTTGCATGAAAATACAAAAGCGTTGAAAGAAAGACTCAGTTTTATCGCAAATTACCGAACTAAGGCAAAAAGTGGCAAGGTGATTTTCCTGATGTTTCTTATGGTGTTATGCGCAGTTGGGGTGTTTTTTAGTGCGTTCCAAGCAGAAATATTTACGTTGGAAAAGGAAAAAGGGATTACCTTTGAACAAAAGAAATAG
- a CDS encoding DUF1266 domain-containing protein, protein MFGRKKVVVPEEYQQFNMFPADKERLLCIGAFTTECKHNVETRLTGSNKMLKLYYPKKQGAKVMKYWLPMFGINDSYSAVEVITNWIEANNYSGMVAAHTTNKVARIVTKAANKKGHDATALVAAANKVKTYGAFDVDRLGYIVRVCFSLDLISEEQAWGFLGELWDAAALHFADWDEYLVSYLNGEEGLETNWYSEGVAAYVDLKMDSSSLLNKYQLKN, encoded by the coding sequence ATGTTTGGTCGAAAAAAAGTCGTTGTACCAGAAGAATATCAACAATTCAATATGTTTCCAGCAGATAAAGAGCGTTTACTTTGTATCGGAGCGTTCACTACAGAATGTAAGCATAATGTAGAAACTAGATTAACAGGCTCGAATAAAATGCTAAAACTGTATTATCCGAAGAAGCAAGGCGCTAAAGTCATGAAATATTGGCTGCCGATGTTTGGGATTAATGATAGCTATTCTGCGGTTGAAGTCATTACTAACTGGATTGAAGCAAATAATTATTCCGGTATGGTTGCGGCGCATACAACTAATAAAGTTGCTCGTATCGTCACTAAGGCTGCTAACAAAAAGGGGCATGATGCAACTGCTCTCGTAGCGGCTGCTAATAAAGTTAAAACATATGGCGCGTTCGATGTGGATCGTTTAGGTTATATTGTACGTGTTTGTTTTTCTTTAGATTTGATCAGTGAAGAACAAGCGTGGGGCTTCCTAGGAGAATTATGGGACGCTGCGGCACTTCATTTTGCTGACTGGGATGAGTACTTAGTTAGTTATTTAAATGGAGAAGAAGGTTTAGAAACAAACTGGTATAGCGAAGGCGTTGCGGCATATGTGGATTTGAAAATGGATTCATCTAGCTTATTAAACAAATATCAACTAAAAAACTAA
- the rplA gene encoding 50S ribosomal protein L1, with the protein MAKKGKKYQDALKQIDANKVYTAEEAVELAKKIDFAKFDATVEVAFRLGVDPKKADQQIRGAVVLPNGTGKTQRVLVFAKGEKAKEAEAAGADYVGESEFVEKINQGWFDFDVIVATPDMMGEVGKLGRVLGPKGLMPNPKTGTVTMDVTKAVNEIKAGKVEYRVDKAGNVHAAIGKVSFDAAKLVENFRTVNDVLQKAKPAAAKGTYVKNLSVTTTFGPGIQVDPASL; encoded by the coding sequence ATGGCTAAAAAAGGCAAAAAGTATCAAGATGCTTTAAAACAAATTGATGCAAATAAAGTTTACACTGCAGAAGAAGCAGTTGAACTTGCTAAAAAAATTGACTTCGCTAAATTCGATGCAACTGTTGAAGTAGCATTCCGTCTTGGCGTTGACCCTAAAAAAGCGGACCAACAAATCCGCGGTGCTGTTGTATTACCAAACGGTACTGGTAAAACTCAACGCGTATTAGTATTCGCAAAAGGTGAAAAAGCTAAAGAAGCTGAGGCTGCTGGAGCTGATTACGTTGGTGAATCTGAATTCGTTGAAAAAATCAACCAAGGTTGGTTTGACTTTGACGTTATCGTTGCTACACCTGACATGATGGGTGAAGTTGGTAAATTAGGCCGTGTCCTTGGACCAAAAGGTTTAATGCCAAACCCTAAAACTGGTACAGTAACTATGGACGTAACTAAAGCAGTTAACGAAATTAAAGCTGGTAAAGTAGAATACCGTGTTGATAAAGCTGGTAATGTCCACGCTGCAATCGGTAAAGTATCTTTTGATGCTGCTAAACTAGTAGAAAACTTCCGTACTGTGAATGACGTTCTACAAAAAGCAAAACCTGCTGCTGCGAAAGGTACTTACGTGAAAAATCTTTCTGTAACTACTACTTTCGGACCTGGAATCCAAGTTGACCCAGCTAGCTTATAA